One window of the Natronomonas marina genome contains the following:
- a CDS encoding GNAT family N-acetyltransferase, translating into MQFSDELEFSHRDRKDIYEYIERYGTVDYEDARRALNMSPEAFGHHVAVLRRDGVVSRTEADDLQVAFEDDSEETFVDEGLEVTIRQAREDDLTGLVGAIREALSEETYIEGETIADVVESEDVLLRHNEVQSRVFFVATVHGDVVGWVHVNAPEIEKLAHTAELTVGVIDEYREHGIGTKLLDRGVDWALDNDFEKLYNSVPSTNGEAIEFLEERGWDTEAVREDHYKIGAEYVDEVMLAKRLG; encoded by the coding sequence ATGCAGTTCTCCGACGAACTCGAGTTCAGTCACCGGGACCGCAAGGACATCTACGAGTACATCGAGCGGTACGGGACCGTCGACTACGAGGACGCGCGCCGGGCGCTGAACATGAGTCCGGAGGCGTTCGGCCACCACGTCGCCGTCCTCCGGCGGGACGGCGTCGTCTCGCGGACCGAAGCGGACGACCTGCAGGTCGCCTTCGAGGACGATAGCGAGGAGACGTTCGTCGACGAGGGACTGGAGGTGACCATCCGGCAGGCCCGCGAGGACGACCTGACGGGGCTGGTCGGCGCCATCCGGGAGGCGCTCTCGGAGGAGACATACATCGAGGGCGAGACCATCGCCGACGTCGTCGAGAGCGAGGACGTCCTGCTGCGGCACAACGAGGTCCAGTCGCGGGTCTTCTTCGTCGCGACGGTCCACGGCGACGTGGTCGGGTGGGTCCACGTCAACGCGCCGGAGATAGAGAAACTCGCCCACACCGCCGAGTTGACCGTCGGCGTCATCGACGAGTACCGGGAGCACGGCATCGGGACGAAACTGCTGGACCGCGGCGTCGACTGGGCGCTGGACAACGACTTCGAGAAACTGTACAACAGCGTCCCGTCGACGAACGGGGAGGCCATCGAGTTCCTGGAGGAGCGCGGCTGGGACACCGAGGCCGTCCGTGAGGACCACTACAAGATCGGCGCGGAGTACGTCGACGAGGTGATGCTGGCCAAGCGACTCGGCTAG
- a CDS encoding DUF456 domain-containing protein — translation MFHGDPFLVALLLLVAGVIGSVLPLVPGGLLSTAGVLYYWWATGEPAVLVVVLLVTLGLFTVVVDWLGGAISARVGGASLGTTAAAAVGGLLLAFVLGPIGVVLGVFAVVFALEYRRHGDVEGGARTAAYATAGILVSTVMQVLLTATVLAGFLLVV, via the coding sequence GTGTTCCACGGAGACCCGTTCCTCGTCGCGCTCCTCCTTCTCGTCGCCGGCGTCATCGGGAGCGTCCTGCCGCTGGTCCCCGGCGGCCTGCTCTCGACGGCCGGCGTCCTCTACTACTGGTGGGCGACCGGCGAGCCGGCGGTCCTCGTCGTCGTCCTCCTCGTCACGCTCGGGCTGTTCACGGTGGTCGTCGACTGGCTCGGCGGCGCCATCTCCGCCCGCGTCGGCGGCGCCTCCCTCGGGACGACGGCGGCCGCGGCCGTCGGCGGCCTCCTCCTGGCGTTCGTGCTCGGCCCCATCGGCGTCGTCCTCGGCGTCTTCGCCGTCGTCTTCGCCCTGGAGTACCGCCGCCACGGCGACGTCGAGGGCGGCGCCCGGACCGCCGCCTACGCGACCGCCGGCATCCTCGTCTCGACGGTCATGCAGGTACTCCTGACCGCGACGGTGCTGGCCGGGTTCCTGCTCGTCGTCTGA
- a CDS encoding cytochrome P450 — protein sequence MARRTANGREADGADAELPSETPPGPDGLPVLGNVRDLVADPRGFYEEMSEYGDVVSYSVPRMDFCTVLHPELVERVLVTDNDAFEKFGFEDLGGDFMSEGLLLAEGEQWQRQRLAAQEAFTPERIRTYGEAMGRYAEEMVDGWTDGDVVELDRAFSRLTLRILSRSLFDLELAADAEVVTEMAAAINDRGDLDGVSTFVPMWVPTPRNRRFRRAASTFEEFVDDLVAERRGSTDAYDDLLASLMAAREDGGDLSEAELRDSMATFLFAGHETTSLALTYLVLLVAQHDDVRDCLDEEYATVLGGRRPAVEDLPDLEYTGRVVDETLRLYPPAYILFRTAREDVELGGYRIPAGTNVTLPQFFVHTDERWYDDPGTFDPDRWTDGFEDSLPEYAYFPFGGGPRHCIGMRFAMQELKTVVPTVLQRVEFELVSDPDPELDMAITLRPSDPVRATVRER from the coding sequence ATGGCCCGACGCACGGCGAACGGCCGCGAGGCGGACGGCGCCGACGCGGAACTCCCCTCGGAGACGCCGCCGGGTCCCGACGGACTGCCGGTGCTCGGGAACGTCCGGGACCTGGTCGCCGACCCCCGCGGGTTCTACGAGGAGATGAGCGAGTACGGCGACGTCGTGAGCTACAGCGTCCCTCGCATGGACTTCTGCACCGTGCTGCACCCGGAACTCGTAGAGCGCGTGCTGGTGACCGACAACGACGCCTTCGAGAAGTTCGGGTTCGAGGACCTCGGCGGCGACTTCATGAGCGAGGGGCTGCTCCTGGCGGAGGGCGAGCAGTGGCAGCGTCAGCGACTGGCCGCCCAGGAAGCCTTCACGCCGGAGCGAATCCGCACCTACGGCGAGGCGATGGGCCGGTACGCCGAGGAGATGGTCGACGGCTGGACCGACGGCGACGTGGTCGAACTCGACCGCGCGTTCTCGCGGCTGACGCTGCGAATCCTCTCTCGGTCGCTGTTCGACCTCGAGTTGGCCGCGGACGCCGAGGTCGTCACCGAGATGGCGGCAGCCATCAACGACCGGGGCGACCTCGACGGGGTGTCGACGTTCGTCCCGATGTGGGTGCCGACGCCCCGGAACCGCCGGTTCCGGCGGGCGGCATCGACCTTCGAGGAGTTCGTCGACGACCTCGTCGCGGAGCGCCGCGGGTCGACCGACGCCTACGACGACCTGCTGGCGTCCCTGATGGCGGCCCGCGAGGACGGCGGGGACCTCTCCGAGGCCGAACTCAGAGACAGCATGGCGACGTTCCTCTTCGCGGGGCACGAGACGACCTCGCTGGCGCTGACGTACCTCGTCCTCCTGGTCGCCCAGCACGACGACGTCCGGGACTGCCTCGACGAGGAGTACGCGACCGTCCTCGGCGGCCGTCGCCCCGCCGTCGAGGACCTCCCCGACCTCGAGTACACCGGGCGGGTCGTCGACGAGACGCTCCGGCTGTACCCGCCCGCCTACATCCTCTTCCGGACGGCTCGCGAGGACGTCGAACTCGGCGGCTACCGGATTCCCGCGGGGACGAACGTGACGCTGCCGCAGTTCTTCGTCCACACCGACGAGCGCTGGTACGACGACCCCGGCACGTTCGACCCCGACCGCTGGACCGACGGCTTCGAGGACTCGCTGCCGGAGTACGCCTACTTCCCGTTCGGCGGCGGCCCTCGCCACTGCATCGGGATGCGCTTTGCGATGCAGGAACTGAAGACTGTCGTCCCGACCGTCCTCCAGCGCGTGGAGTTCGAACTGGTCTCCGACCCGGACCCGGAGTTGGACATGGCGATAACGCTTCGGCCCTCCGACCCCGTGCGGGCGACCGTCCGCGAGCGGTGA
- a CDS encoding helix-turn-helix domain-containing protein, which yields MRYVRIRLDQPAWMRHPMQEFLATSEAMQREEMLAWNLSRDDVQFLLFYVEGDVDAYRERVAEVEQVRWCELSVVDEASFYAYACEEYTESQTAFFEPFAELRLVVVPPVVFDGNGDLLMTVVGRPTGLTTLVEDLRAVADVGVEVRRVGSYDRRHQRALGAVTDRQREALATATELGYYGSPREASLADVAAALGVAAGTASELLREAEANVMARLVGDDDGA from the coding sequence ATGCGGTACGTGCGAATCCGGCTCGACCAGCCCGCGTGGATGCGGCACCCGATGCAGGAGTTCCTCGCGACCTCCGAGGCGATGCAGCGCGAGGAGATGCTGGCCTGGAACCTCTCGCGGGACGACGTCCAGTTCCTCCTGTTCTACGTGGAGGGCGACGTCGACGCCTACCGCGAGCGCGTCGCCGAGGTGGAGCAGGTCCGGTGGTGCGAGCTTTCCGTCGTCGACGAGGCGTCGTTTTACGCCTACGCCTGCGAGGAGTACACCGAATCACAGACGGCGTTCTTCGAGCCGTTCGCGGAGTTGCGGCTCGTGGTCGTGCCGCCCGTCGTCTTCGACGGGAACGGGGACCTCCTGATGACCGTCGTCGGTCGGCCGACCGGGCTGACGACGCTGGTCGAGGACCTTCGCGCGGTGGCCGACGTCGGGGTCGAGGTGCGCCGCGTCGGAAGCTACGACCGACGCCACCAGCGCGCCCTCGGCGCGGTTACCGACCGCCAGCGGGAGGCACTGGCGACGGCGACGGAACTGGGGTACTACGGGTCGCCCCGCGAGGCATCGCTCGCCGACGTCGCCGCCGCGCTCGGCGTCGCGGCCGGGACGGCCTCGGAACTGCTCCGGGAGGCCGAAGCGAACGTGATGGCACGGCTGGTCGGGGACGACGACGGAGCCTGA
- the tmcA gene encoding tRNA(Met) cytidine acetyltransferase TmcA, with product MDAVRATARDLRAEADATDERRLLVLAGGRETGYRAARAACEAADLTAVSLSERDVVGERLSPDRAGDLLGETHDCVVVDCHDACRPNALGRAAGAVDGGGLLLFVTPPLDAWPATRDGFDETLAVPPFELDDVDGVFRRRLVGTLRAHRGVAVVDVDAGTVERSGLTDPAPRRLSSPVAPPDSPAFPRAVYDACLTADQRDAVAACERLRESGTAVVLEADRGRGKSSAAGLAAAALAAEGRDVLVTAPGYRNAAAVFDRAAESLETLGALAADRRETDAAHELLADGGGRVRFRKPPEAVEDDADVLVVDESAALPVGLLEALLEVAPSACFATTVHGYEGAGRGFDVRFRDRLATARDVTDVSLGDPIRYAAADPVEVWLFRALLLDARPAVEPLVADARPGAATYERLDPAELAADENRLREAFGLLVEAHYRTEPDDLARMLDAPNIALRALSVDGHLVSVALLAREGGLPAETRREMYGGARVRGNMLPDVLTSQLRDPEAAAPVGLRVMRIATHRAARSRGFGSRLLDAVAAEFDADADRPAGGRFDADAVDYLGVGYGATPGLLEFWADNGYRTVHLSTTRNDESGEYSALMVRPLSAVGEDLADRHAAWFRRRVGSVLADALDDADPDVVRAALAATDGIVPLDLTDAEWRLVASAAYGPGLYDVAPRPFRRLALRALLDGALDDDEERLLVRKVLQARPWSETADELGYVSERTCMRALGDAYRPLVDRYGTAVAREEADRYR from the coding sequence ATGGACGCTGTGCGTGCGACGGCCCGTGACCTCCGGGCCGAGGCCGACGCGACCGACGAGCGCCGGTTGCTCGTCCTCGCCGGCGGCCGCGAGACCGGCTACCGGGCCGCCCGTGCGGCCTGCGAGGCGGCCGACCTGACGGCGGTGTCGCTGTCGGAGCGCGACGTGGTCGGCGAGCGCCTCTCGCCGGACCGGGCCGGCGACCTGCTCGGGGAGACCCACGACTGCGTCGTCGTCGATTGCCACGACGCCTGCCGGCCGAACGCGCTCGGACGGGCCGCCGGCGCCGTCGACGGGGGCGGCCTGCTCCTGTTCGTGACGCCGCCGCTCGATGCGTGGCCGGCGACCCGCGACGGCTTCGACGAGACGCTCGCGGTACCGCCGTTCGAACTCGACGACGTCGACGGCGTCTTCCGGCGGCGCCTCGTCGGGACGCTCCGTGCCCACCGCGGCGTCGCCGTCGTCGACGTCGACGCCGGGACGGTCGAGCGGAGCGGCCTGACGGACCCGGCACCCCGGCGGCTGTCGTCGCCGGTCGCCCCACCCGACTCGCCCGCCTTTCCCCGCGCCGTCTACGACGCCTGCCTGACCGCGGATCAGCGCGACGCCGTCGCCGCCTGCGAGCGACTCCGCGAGTCCGGCACCGCCGTCGTCCTCGAAGCCGACCGCGGGCGTGGGAAATCCAGCGCAGCGGGGCTGGCGGCCGCCGCACTCGCGGCGGAGGGCCGGGACGTGCTGGTTACCGCGCCGGGCTACCGCAACGCCGCGGCGGTCTTCGACCGGGCCGCCGAGTCCCTTGAGACGCTCGGTGCGCTCGCGGCGGACCGACGCGAGACCGACGCCGCCCACGAACTCCTCGCCGACGGCGGCGGCCGGGTCCGGTTCCGGAAGCCACCCGAGGCGGTCGAGGACGACGCCGACGTCCTCGTCGTCGACGAGTCGGCCGCGCTCCCGGTCGGCCTGCTGGAGGCGCTGCTCGAGGTCGCGCCGTCGGCCTGCTTTGCGACGACCGTCCACGGCTACGAGGGGGCCGGACGGGGATTCGACGTCCGATTCCGGGACCGCCTCGCGACGGCCCGCGACGTGACCGACGTTTCGCTCGGGGACCCCATCCGGTACGCGGCGGCCGACCCAGTCGAAGTGTGGCTGTTCCGGGCGCTGCTCTTGGATGCCCGGCCGGCCGTCGAACCGCTGGTCGCCGATGCCAGGCCCGGGGCGGCCACCTACGAACGACTCGACCCCGCCGAACTCGCGGCCGACGAGAACCGCCTCCGGGAGGCGTTCGGCCTGCTGGTCGAGGCCCACTACCGGACCGAACCCGACGACCTCGCCCGGATGCTGGACGCACCCAACATCGCGCTGCGGGCGCTGTCGGTCGACGGTCACCTCGTCTCGGTCGCACTTTTGGCCCGCGAGGGCGGCCTCCCGGCGGAGACGCGCCGCGAGATGTACGGGGGCGCGCGCGTCCGGGGGAACATGCTTCCCGACGTGCTGACGAGCCAGCTACGGGACCCCGAGGCGGCCGCCCCGGTCGGTCTCCGCGTGATGCGCATCGCCACCCACCGGGCGGCCCGCTCGCGGGGATTCGGCTCTCGCCTGCTGGACGCCGTCGCCGCGGAGTTCGACGCCGACGCCGACCGCCCTGCCGGGGGCCGCTTCGACGCCGACGCCGTCGACTACCTCGGCGTCGGCTACGGCGCCACGCCCGGTCTGCTGGAGTTCTGGGCCGACAACGGCTACCGGACGGTTCACCTCTCGACGACCCGCAACGACGAGAGCGGCGAGTACTCGGCGCTGATGGTCCGGCCGCTGTCGGCGGTCGGCGAGGACCTCGCCGACCGCCACGCCGCGTGGTTCCGCCGGCGGGTCGGGAGCGTGCTGGCCGACGCCCTCGACGACGCCGACCCCGACGTCGTGCGGGCCGCCCTCGCCGCCACCGACGGAATCGTTCCGCTCGACCTCACGGACGCCGAGTGGCGCCTCGTCGCCAGCGCCGCCTACGGTCCCGGTCTCTACGACGTCGCGCCCCGGCCCTTCCGGCGACTGGCGTTGCGGGCGCTCCTCGACGGCGCCCTCGACGACGACGAGGAGCGCCTGCTCGTCCGGAAGGTGCTGCAGGCGCGGCCCTGGAGCGAGACCGCCGACGAACTCGGCTACGTCTCCGAGCGGACCTGCATGCGCGCGCTCGGTGACGCCTACCGGCCGCTCGTGGACCGCTACGGGACCGCGGTCGCACGCGAGGAGGCCGACAGGTACCGCTGA
- a CDS encoding NADP-dependent oxidoreductase: MGNRADTNRQWLLASRPSGEPTMENFEMVETDVPTPGAHEVLVRTLYMSVDPYMRGRMRDAESYAEPWDVGDPMRAGVVGEVVESNHPDFEADDVVTGDLRWADYAVCEGRDLRTVDPDRGPISAALGVLGMPGVTAYFGTTDVAEPTPGDTVVVSAAAGAVGSVVGQIAALSGARVVGIAGADEKVEWLESVGFDAAINYDDGDVSTALEETCPEGVDVYFDNVGGPITDAVWPLLNVRSRVAVCGQIALYNATELPTGPRKLGKLVETRGTVEGFLVRDYEGRWGEALDRLSTWVADGDVQYRENVVEGLENAPEAFLGLFEGTKIGKQLVRVGERSA, translated from the coding sequence ATGGGGAACCGAGCCGACACGAACCGGCAGTGGTTGCTTGCGAGTCGTCCGTCCGGCGAACCGACGATGGAGAACTTCGAGATGGTCGAGACGGACGTCCCGACCCCGGGAGCCCACGAGGTACTGGTCCGGACCCTCTACATGTCCGTCGATCCGTACATGCGCGGGCGGATGCGAGACGCCGAATCCTACGCGGAACCGTGGGACGTCGGCGACCCGATGCGGGCGGGCGTCGTCGGCGAGGTCGTCGAGTCGAACCACCCGGACTTCGAGGCCGACGACGTGGTGACGGGCGACCTGCGGTGGGCCGACTACGCCGTCTGCGAGGGGCGCGACCTGCGGACGGTCGACCCCGACCGGGGACCGATATCGGCGGCGCTGGGCGTCCTCGGGATGCCCGGTGTGACGGCCTACTTCGGGACGACGGACGTGGCCGAACCGACGCCGGGCGACACCGTCGTCGTCAGCGCCGCCGCAGGCGCGGTCGGCAGCGTCGTCGGGCAGATAGCCGCCCTCTCCGGGGCTCGCGTCGTCGGCATCGCGGGCGCCGACGAGAAGGTCGAGTGGCTCGAGTCGGTCGGCTTCGACGCCGCCATCAACTACGACGACGGCGACGTCTCGACGGCGCTGGAAGAGACCTGTCCGGAGGGCGTCGACGTCTACTTCGACAACGTCGGGGGGCCGATAACGGACGCCGTCTGGCCGCTGTTGAACGTCCGGTCGCGGGTCGCAGTCTGCGGACAGATCGCGCTCTACAACGCGACCGAACTGCCGACCGGTCCGCGGAAACTCGGCAAACTCGTCGAGACGCGGGGCACCGTCGAGGGGTTCCTTGTCCGCGACTACGAGGGGCGGTGGGGCGAGGCGCTCGACCGCCTCTCGACGTGGGTCGCCGACGGGGACGTCCAGTACCGCGAGAACGTCGTCGAGGGGCTTGAGAACGCCCCCGAGGCGTTCCTGGGCCTGTTCGAGGGGACCAAGATCGGCAAGCAACTCGTCAGGGTGGGCGAACGGTCGGCGTGA
- a CDS encoding HVO_2753 family zinc finger protein, with protein MSSESAQRRERKCISCGINISGTNAAKFKCPDCGHLIYRCAKCRKQSNLYECPDCGFMGP; from the coding sequence ATGAGTAGCGAGAGTGCCCAACGGAGGGAGCGCAAGTGCATCTCCTGCGGGATCAACATCTCGGGGACGAACGCGGCGAAGTTCAAGTGTCCCGACTGCGGACACCTGATCTACCGCTGTGCGAAGTGTCGCAAGCAGAGCAACCTCTACGAGTGCCCGGACTGCGGGTTCATGGGGCCGTAA
- a CDS encoding elongation factor 1-beta — translation MGKVAAKMKVMPESPDVDLDALQDRLENALPEGAKISRVDREDVAFGLIALFPTVIIPDEGGGTDAVEDAFGSVEGVESVDVDEVGRI, via the coding sequence ATGGGCAAGGTCGCAGCCAAGATGAAGGTCATGCCGGAGAGCCCCGACGTGGACCTGGACGCCCTCCAGGACCGCCTCGAGAACGCCCTGCCGGAGGGCGCGAAGATCAGCCGCGTCGACCGCGAGGACGTCGCGTTCGGTCTCATCGCGCTGTTCCCGACGGTCATCATCCCCGACGAGGGCGGCGGCACCGACGCCGTCGAGGACGCCTTCGGGAGCGTCGAGGGCGTCGAGAGCGTCGACGTCGACGAAGTCGGCCGCATCTGA
- a CDS encoding 50S ribosomal protein L21e — MPSSNGPRQATRNKLRNNPRERGTSPPQRSVERYEDGEKVHLKLDPSVPDGQFHPRFNGRTGTVVGQQGNAFQVEIVDGGVTKTVIAAAAHLRRQEE; from the coding sequence ATGCCCAGTTCCAACGGACCTCGGCAGGCGACGCGGAACAAGCTACGAAACAACCCCAGAGAGCGGGGCACCTCCCCGCCGCAGCGGTCCGTCGAGCGCTACGAGGACGGCGAGAAAGTCCACCTCAAGCTCGACCCCTCGGTCCCGGACGGCCAGTTCCACCCCCGGTTCAACGGCCGAACCGGCACCGTCGTCGGCCAGCAGGGCAACGCGTTCCAGGTCGAGATCGTCGACGGCGGCGTGACAAAGACCGTCATCGCCGCCGCCGCACACCTCCGCCGGCAAGAGGAATGA
- a CDS encoding RNA polymerase Rpb4 family protein, with the protein MTIFKEVLDEEYLTTPEAKELLAEIENERALDEDREMRYELARAIEHVNRFAFLNVEESRELVEELLAIEKVDEATAYKIANLLPEDRDELRSVFAQERYSLSGDELDEVLDVVAKYA; encoded by the coding sequence ATGACGATATTCAAGGAGGTCCTCGACGAGGAGTATCTCACCACGCCCGAGGCGAAGGAACTGCTCGCCGAGATCGAAAACGAGCGCGCCCTCGACGAGGATCGGGAGATGCGGTACGAACTCGCCCGCGCCATCGAGCACGTCAACCGCTTTGCCTTCCTGAACGTCGAGGAGTCCCGGGAACTGGTGGAGGAACTGCTGGCTATCGAGAAGGTCGACGAGGCGACCGCCTACAAGATAGCGAACCTCCTTCCCGAGGACCGCGACGAACTCCGTTCGGTGTTCGCCCAGGAGCGGTACTCGCTGTCGGGGGATGAACTCGACGAGGTTCTCGACGTCGTCGCCAAGTACGCCTGA
- a CDS encoding DUF655 domain-containing protein encodes MSDSGADTEPTTAIVVDFLPRGSPSDDRPQYEKSPVAFALGETDFRLVEIALTDDAGVNIGDRVQIDPPGDDVKDLHDVEYADLTSTAESEIKHAINEIIDADARRFVDFYNDAQPITTRLHILNLLPGIGKKLRNNVLDERKRKPFESFEEIEERVSGLHNPRDVLVERILEELREEDLKYRIFARRSDE; translated from the coding sequence ATGAGCGATTCCGGAGCCGACACCGAACCCACGACGGCCATCGTCGTGGACTTCCTGCCGCGAGGGAGCCCGTCAGACGACCGGCCCCAGTACGAGAAGTCGCCGGTCGCGTTCGCGCTCGGCGAGACGGATTTCCGTCTGGTCGAGATCGCTCTGACCGACGACGCCGGCGTCAACATCGGCGACCGGGTACAGATCGACCCGCCCGGCGACGACGTCAAGGACCTCCACGACGTCGAGTACGCCGATCTCACCAGCACGGCCGAATCGGAGATCAAGCACGCGATAAACGAGATCATCGACGCCGACGCCAGGCGGTTCGTCGACTTCTACAACGACGCCCAGCCGATCACGACCCGGCTGCACATCCTGAACCTGCTGCCCGGCATCGGCAAGAAACTGCGGAACAACGTCCTCGACGAGCGCAAGCGCAAGCCCTTCGAGAGCTTCGAGGAGATAGAGGAGCGGGTCTCGGGACTGCACAACCCGCGGGACGTGCTCGTCGAACGCATCCTCGAGGAGCTCCGCGAAGAAGACCTCAAGTACCGGATCTTCGCTCGCCGGTCCGACGAGTAG